A segment of the Corylus avellana chromosome ca2, CavTom2PMs-1.0 genome:
ACGAAAAGCGTTCTTCAAAAAGGCGCCGAGAGCCGCGTACTCCTCAAGCCCCCGGACATCAGCCTTACACCGGAGGAACTGGGGAAAGAAAAGCCAAAAGCCGGTAACCATCACGAATCCAACGGTCAGGATCCTAGATATCAGCCTCGGCAACCGGAAATTACCGGGAAGGGTCTTCTTCAGAGCGATCTCGACCATCAAACAGACACCGTGGAGGAGAAAGAACCACGTGATCTCCCAGGTGGGCCGCACGCGGCCCAGGTAGTAAAACATGAGCTCGTGCATTAGAGCCGAAGCCAGAAACGTCCCCAGCACCGCTGGAAAAGCGGCCAACCTACGACCTACAACACGGTTACACGTGTTGAGGACAGGTTCGTATACGGTCGGTCGTAGTATGCCGGTGACCATGAGGTTCCATCTTCTGCCCCAGAAGTCTTGCAACGAGGTGGAGAGGTACGGATCATCGAACTGCGGCTCGAGTTCCAGGCCCAGGAGGGCTCGAGTCAGGGCTGCAACCATGGCTAGGATGATTTCAAGGCCGAAATATATGTGGAAACAGTATAGAACGAGTATGGCCGTTGGATGAATGTGGTCGCGGTAGTCATAGACTCGGACAAACAATGCTACTAGCAGACCCTTTACTGCAAAATTGAGAGGCGATTTCTGGCcaattttgggctttttgggagCAATTGAATGCGATTTTCCAGGTGGGGTTTCTTTGATTTGTTGGATTTTAATGGGAAAACAAGCCAGGGCAAAGAAGCGGCCAAGAGAGAGTGATGGGTGTGAGGAAAGTGGCCCTTTGCCAAATGCAAAGAGCAAGAGTTTGAAATTGGCGAGCCAAGCAATGAAGAAAGCAGTGGTGCCTCCGAGATGCACGGAGGAGAGGTTGAGAGGAAGGAGAAGGAAGAGACAGACGATTGGGATTACAGCAAGAAGCCTTGGAATGCCTCTGCGGACAAACTTTCCTAAGCCATAACAGTAGCTTAGAGATATGAAGACTGAAAGCCATACCTTGGCGAAGTTCTTCATCTCAGTACCCTCCATTTTCTGTGTCTGATACTGGATCTTTGCACGTGatcaaatatgaagaaaaatgttCAGAAACGTTAAAGCCACTAGGCACTAACCCACTAGGCACTAACCCACTAGGATATTTTTATCACCAAAAATTTttgataagacaaaaatattatatatataattaactagGTATTCTCGAATTAATTTGAATGGGAAGAAATCCCGTTCTGTTTTGTTTAGGCCTAATAATTGATTCAAAAGTCATAGAAATTAATCTTTTAACTCAGATTTATTCTcctttacttcaaaaaaaaaaaaaaaaaaaaaactcttttaactttatttatttattaatatttaatttcttaacACTATTCTCCTTCATGCCTATAAATTGTCTCTTCTGTAGTTCAAACCCGTGAAAGGATGCTATAAAGAGcccattttcttcaaattttgaaggaCCGACATCTTAAATTCGCCCTTCATCTGATTTTTTCCCATCCTTTATTTTAGATGATATGCTACATTGATCCTTCATATATACAAAGGATTACCATTCATCATCTGATATCCCCTATTGTATTCATTTCTCTCCCCTTTAATAGCTTAATAAGAGAATTAAATTTCTCCCCATTTCTCCATAATTTCCAATTATGCAGGACCCATTCTCCAAAATAGATaaagattagaaaaatattgtcgttctacaaaataaagaatgaGGTGTATGTTTTAGAAAAGTGGtttttcaaaatagaaaaaaagtaaggttattcttcaaaatttgaataagATTTTAAAGGATGTATCTAAACAAACGCTCTTAAGGGCCTAATCATTGATCAAAAAGTCTTAAGACGGTTGGATACTGATTAATTAAGAGTATATAGTCTTAGGATCgtaacatattttcaaattcttttcttAGATTAATC
Coding sequences within it:
- the LOC132172059 gene encoding acyl-CoA--sterol O-acyltransferase 1-like, translated to MEGTEMKNFAKVWLSVFISLSYCYGLGKFVRRGIPRLLAVIPIVCLFLLLPLNLSSVHLGGTTAFFIAWLANFKLLLFAFGKGPLSSHPSLSLGRFFALACFPIKIQQIKETPPGKSHSIAPKKPKIGQKSPLNFAVKGLLVALFVRVYDYRDHIHPTAILVLYCFHIYFGLEIILAMVAALTRALLGLELEPQFDDPYLSTSLQDFWGRRWNLMVTGILRPTVYEPVLNTCNRVVGRRLAAFPAVLGTFLASALMHELMFYYLGRVRPTWEITWFFLLHGVCLMVEIALKKTLPGNFRLPRLISRILTVGFVMVTGFWLFFPQFLRCKADVRGLEEYAALGAFLKNAFRGMQLQRFNASRTL